The genomic interval TGACAGCTGATTTACAACTTCAAAAACAAGAGTTAAATCCAAATACAGCGCAGCAATTACGTGCTCAATTACGCCAAGAACCACAAGTGTTGCAGTTAGTTCAATCGCTCGATATTAAAGATCAGCATCAATTATTAACGCTTGGAAAAGAACCAGCTGATAGTTTATCTCGTTTTGCAGATCGAATCTTACATTCGATGACGGTAACAAATATTGAGAAATCGAGCGACTTACTTAACCAATTAGAAAAATTAATGAAGCGCTTTGATCGAAATGAAATTATGAAAGAGCCTGGGTTTCTTGATAAATTATTCAAGCGTGCGAAAAAGACAATTGAAGATGTGTTTAAAAAATATCAAACGTTAGGCGGTGAACTAGATAAAATTAATGCCCAATTTGCGATTATGGAAGACGAACTAAAGCGTGCAAACAATGATTTAGAAGGACTGTATGAAGAAGATATTCAATACTACTTTGAATTAGAGAAATATGTCGTAGCAGCTGAAATGAAGCTGGAAGAGGTAAGAGATACACTGATTCCGCAGTATGAGGAACGTGTGAATACAGGAGATCAATTAGCGCGCATTGAATTAGAAGGATTACGAACAGTTCAAGAATTATTAGAACGGAAGATTGATGATTTAGAGAAAGCAAGAATGGTTGCTGTTGTTGCTGCGCCACAAATTAAGACAATGCAGCGTGGGAATAATGATTTAATGGCGAAAATCAATAGTAACTTTGTAACGGTGATTCCGATTTTTAAAATGGGGATTATTAATACGGTGTATGCGAAGCGTCAAAAATTACATTCTGATTCATTAAATGCTTTTGAAGAAAGAGCGAATCAAATGTTAACGGAAGTAACTTCAGATATCATGAATCAAAGTGTTGAAATTGCTCAGCGAACAGGCAGCTCCAGCATAAAAATGGAAACGATTGAGACGATGTGGACGACAATCGAAAAAGGAATTGTAGAGTATAAGAGAGTAAAAGAAGAGCAGTCGCTGCAGCGAGTGGAAGATAAGAAACGATTAGAAGCTCTTCAAGAAGAGGCGAAAAGGGTGCTATCGCAAGGGTAAAAAACGCTTGCATTACTTGCAGTTTCGCTATACTATAAGTGAGGAATTAAAATAATCTGCTAATGTGCAGAAGAGGTTCTAGCTACCCTCTTTAA from Peribacillus asahii carries:
- a CDS encoding toxic anion resistance protein translates to MTADLQLQKQELNPNTAQQLRAQLRQEPQVLQLVQSLDIKDQHQLLTLGKEPADSLSRFADRILHSMTVTNIEKSSDLLNQLEKLMKRFDRNEIMKEPGFLDKLFKRAKKTIEDVFKKYQTLGGELDKINAQFAIMEDELKRANNDLEGLYEEDIQYYFELEKYVVAAEMKLEEVRDTLIPQYEERVNTGDQLARIELEGLRTVQELLERKIDDLEKARMVAVVAAPQIKTMQRGNNDLMAKINSNFVTVIPIFKMGIINTVYAKRQKLHSDSLNAFEERANQMLTEVTSDIMNQSVEIAQRTGSSSIKMETIETMWTTIEKGIVEYKRVKEEQSLQRVEDKKRLEALQEEAKRVLSQG